The following proteins are co-located in the Dietzia timorensis genome:
- a CDS encoding HAD family hydrolase, which produces MANKALLFDVDGTLVDSTYVHVECWWAAFIECGIAVPRVEIHRRIGMDGALLVRELLATFGGDHVDAAGAAGLANQISALHGRYYSADAVRLRPLPGARELLRAGREAGYTVVLATASSPEEFDIARDVLGCDEEVSAVTTGDDVHRAKPDSSVVDLAVRRAGVAPSDAIMIGDATWDAIAAGKAGVPSIAVRTGGIGEAELRGAGYTRIVEGVDVLWREIVASGAIST; this is translated from the coding sequence ATGGCGAACAAAGCCCTACTTTTCGACGTCGACGGGACGCTGGTCGACTCGACCTACGTGCATGTCGAGTGTTGGTGGGCGGCATTCATCGAATGCGGAATCGCAGTGCCACGCGTCGAGATACACCGGCGAATCGGTATGGACGGGGCATTGCTGGTGAGGGAACTCCTGGCGACCTTCGGAGGCGACCATGTCGATGCCGCCGGAGCGGCCGGACTGGCCAATCAGATCAGCGCGCTCCACGGGCGCTACTATTCGGCCGACGCAGTCCGGTTGCGTCCGTTGCCGGGTGCGCGAGAGCTGCTTCGCGCGGGGCGGGAAGCCGGTTACACCGTTGTGCTGGCCACCGCTTCGTCGCCGGAGGAATTCGACATCGCGCGCGACGTGCTCGGATGCGATGAGGAAGTGTCGGCTGTGACGACGGGCGACGACGTCCACAGGGCCAAGCCGGATTCTTCCGTGGTCGATCTGGCGGTACGCCGCGCCGGTGTCGCGCCGAGCGACGCGATCATGATCGGTGACGCAACGTGGGATGCAATCGCCGCCGGTAAGGCGGGCGTTCCCTCGATCGCCGTCCGTACCGGAGGGATCGGCGAGGCCGAGCTACGCGGTGCCGGGTACACGCGGATCGTCGAAGGGGTCGATGTCCTCTGGCGCGAGATAGTCGCGAGCGGCGCAATCTCTACCTGA